DNA from Mucilaginibacter mallensis:
ATGGACACCAATTACCGGCGTAAGGCATCTGATACTGTCACCATCAGTTTTAACAGGGCCATGAATCATTATTTTGATCGCTGTAAAATATTCTTTGGCATATTCACATCTAAACAACCCGGCCAGGAAAAAAGCTTATGCCCCATGCACCAGGACCCGGCGTATGTAGATGAAAATAATTATACCGGCCTTACCATATGGGTGCCGCTAATAGATGTTGATGAAACCAATGGCGCACTTGAAGTAATTGACAGGAGCCATTTACTAAATGGCTGGCCACGCAGCACACTCCCACGCTTTCCCTATAATGATTTAGTACCCCTATTATTAAAAAAATATTTTAAGCGGATCAATATGAAAGCCGGGCAGGCATACCTGGGCAGTTCAAGGATATTTCACTGGTCGCCACCCAATTTGAGTAATACCGAAAGGGTGGCCGCATTAGCCTGGATGGCAGAAGAAGAAAGCACTATGCGCTGTTATTACCAGGATTACCAGAATCCCGGCGAAACGATGGAGGTGTTTGAGCTTGAACCCAGCCACTATATAGAGAAACCGCTCTTTAGTCGACCGGATGAAAGTAAAGCCGTAAAAATTGGTATTATCCCCTACAAGTATGAAGTGCTTGACGAAATAAAAATTGATGCCCTAATCCATTATGCCTAACAAAATATGGAGACTATCATACAACCATCAGAAGCCCAATTATTGGGCTCACTTAAAAAAAAACGGCAGCTTTTTAGGGATATAAGCTTACAGGAAAGATTTGACCGTGATGGGTATGTGGTGATTGATTTCTTAACCTCTGTTGAAGTTGATTCATTAAACGAGGCTTATGCCAATTTACAGGGTGATTTAGGCACACCTGCATTCGCATCAACCATAATGAGCCGCAATGCCGAATACCGGCTCGAGGTATCGGCGTTAATTGAAAATACTTTCGCACGTGCCATAAATGAAATGTTTCAAGATACCCGTTTTTACTGGGGCAACTTCAACATAAAATATCCGAGCAATAATATGGGGGCCGTTCCACTGCACCAGGATCATTCATTTTTGGATGAGCGCGTTTTTCAAACCTTAGGATTCTGGGTGCCGTTGGTTGATACTACTCCTCAAAATGGCGCTTTGCAAGTTATACCTGGCAGCCATACCCTGTTAAAACAATTACGTTGCGGCGGCCGGCCATTTCCTTATGCCACATCACAGCAAACCTTACTGGAACAATTTGGCAAGCAACTATTAATGCGGGCCGGGCAGGCTTATATTGGCAGTCCTGCACTTTTTCATGCATCACCACCAAATACAAGCGCACAGCCCCGCATTGTAGCCGCAGGACTGGCTGGGCCGATTGAGAGCAGCCTGATATATTGCCATTATCATAAAGTAAATGACATTGGCATGGCCGAAATTTTTGAGGTTGATCATAATTACTACGTTACGGCGCCCTTATTCAGCAAACCTGATATTGGCAGGTACAGGTTAACAGAGATCGCACGGGTTGATAGATCCATGCCGGATATTGAATCAATAATTGAAGCACTCAGCGATTTTTCCAAATCATAAAACAATGTTTGATACAGCATCATCAATACCCGCCACAACATCGTTTTCTAAAACGCCGAAAATAGATCTTCCGGAGATAAAGAATCCCTGGCAAGCTTTAAGTTATAAGGGATTAGAGCACCTGTTACTGGAGTATGCCAATGGTTTTGCAGCTACAAAACATGTAATGCCATTCCCGCGTGAAGTATTTCAGGTAGATAAGGATTTTCAGGAAGGCGATGTATTTCAAAGGGCACTTATACTTGATACGCTACTTGATTTCAACTCAGGCCTGCAAAATCAATTAAATGATATTATTACAGCAGAAGCCAACTATCTTTTTAATGCACGCCGAAAAACCGGTATTGGTGGATGGGCATATTTCCCTGATCTGCGTGAGCTACCACCTGATGCTGATGACCTTGCACAGGTAATGCAGGTATTATTACGGGCACGTTACTCACAAGCCGCTACTCCATACTTTGAACAGGCTCTAAACGTATTACTTAATGATCAGGCCAATGCTGATAATGGATGGGAATCATGGATCATCCCCAAAAACAATCAAACAGAAGAACAGCAGCTACAAACTATTTGGGTTAACAAAGCCTGGGGAACCGGCTCTGATATTGAAGTGGTTGCCAATTTGGTATACGCGCTTATTTTATTTGATAGTAGAAGATTTGCCGCAGCCATTGAGCGTGGTTTAACCTTTTTATTGAACAGCCACAAAAACCGTCATTACTGGGAAAGCACCTGGTATTACGGCGATTATTATGGCACTTATGTAAGCTTACGGGCAATTTGTGCTGCTAACGGCCCTGAAAATACTGTTCAAGGCACTGTTGCCTTTCTTGAAAACAGCAGGCAGCCCGATGGCAGCTGGACAGAGCGGCAGGAAAGCAACCCATTACAAACCGCATTGGCATTACTTGCATTAAGTATCGGCAAAAAA
Protein-coding regions in this window:
- a CDS encoding phytanoyl-CoA dioxygenase family protein, whose product is MRPIFNDPAIQAEFEDKGYVVVDFLTAKELSTLKEAYKSSRDQPIQMGFSTSNMSMDTNYRRKASDTVTISFNRAMNHYFDRCKIFFGIFTSKQPGQEKSLCPMHQDPAYVDENNYTGLTIWVPLIDVDETNGALEVIDRSHLLNGWPRSTLPRFPYNDLVPLLLKKYFKRINMKAGQAYLGSSRIFHWSPPNLSNTERVAALAWMAEEESTMRCYYQDYQNPGETMEVFELEPSHYIEKPLFSRPDESKAVKIGIIPYKYEVLDEIKIDALIHYA
- a CDS encoding phytanoyl-CoA dioxygenase family protein; this translates as METIIQPSEAQLLGSLKKKRQLFRDISLQERFDRDGYVVIDFLTSVEVDSLNEAYANLQGDLGTPAFASTIMSRNAEYRLEVSALIENTFARAINEMFQDTRFYWGNFNIKYPSNNMGAVPLHQDHSFLDERVFQTLGFWVPLVDTTPQNGALQVIPGSHTLLKQLRCGGRPFPYATSQQTLLEQFGKQLLMRAGQAYIGSPALFHASPPNTSAQPRIVAAGLAGPIESSLIYCHYHKVNDIGMAEIFEVDHNYYVTAPLFSKPDIGRYRLTEIARVDRSMPDIESIIEALSDFSKS
- a CDS encoding prenyltransferase/squalene oxidase repeat-containing protein; its protein translation is MFDTASSIPATTSFSKTPKIDLPEIKNPWQALSYKGLEHLLLEYANGFAATKHVMPFPREVFQVDKDFQEGDVFQRALILDTLLDFNSGLQNQLNDIITAEANYLFNARRKTGIGGWAYFPDLRELPPDADDLAQVMQVLLRARYSQAATPYFEQALNVLLNDQANADNGWESWIIPKNNQTEEQQLQTIWVNKAWGTGSDIEVVANLVYALILFDSRRFAAAIERGLTFLLNSHKNRHYWESTWYYGDYYGTYVSLRAICAANGPENTVQGTVAFLENSRQPDGSWTERQESNPLQTALALLALSIGKKHLGLTIDEQWLQSSLNYLQQTCDANGNWPSSPFIRMPMGRPMGFVHTILTYESAAITSNYVAKACNHLCQNHINQN